One genomic segment of Suricata suricatta isolate VVHF042 chromosome 16, meerkat_22Aug2017_6uvM2_HiC, whole genome shotgun sequence includes these proteins:
- the NQO1 gene encoding NAD(P)H dehydrogenase [quinone] 1 yields the protein MKEAAVEALKGKGWQVTVSDLYAMNFNPVISRRDITGTLKDPGNFQYPAESALAYKEGRLSPDIVAEQKKLEAADLVIFQFPLQWFGVPAILKGWFERVLIGGFAYTYAAMYDNGPFRNKKTVLSITTGGSGSMYSLQGVHGDMNVILWPIQSGTLHYCGFQVLEPQLTYSIGHTPADARIQILDGWKKRLETIWDETPLYFAPSSLFDLNFQAGFLMKKEVQDEQKNKKFGLSVGHHLGKPIPTDNQIKARK from the exons ATGAAGGAGGCTGCCGTAGAGGCCTTGAAGGGCAAAGGATGGCAGGTCACTGTGTCAGACCTGTATGCCATGAACTTCAATCCCGTCATCTCCAGAAGGGACATCACAG GTACACTGAAGGACCCCGGGAACTTTCAGTATCCTGCCGAGTCTGCTCTAGCTTATAAAGAAGGCCGTCTGAGCCCCGATATTGTGGCGGAACAAAAGAAGCTGGAAGCTGCGGACCTTGTGATTTTTCAG TTCCCGCTGCAGTGGTTCGGAGTCCCCGCCATCCTGAAGGGCTGGTTCGAACGGGTGCTCATAGGCGGGTTCGCCTACACGTATGCTGCCATGTATGACAACGGACCTTTCCGG AACAAGAAGACGGTGCTCTCCATCACTACCGGCGGCAGCGGCTCCATGTACTCGCTGCAGGGCGTCCACGGGGACATGAACGTCATTCTCTGGCCAATTCAG agtGGCACTCTGCATTACTGTGGCTTCCAAGTCCTGGAACCTCAGCTGACTTACAGCATTGGGCACACTCCTGCGGATGCGCGAATTCAGATCCTGGATGGATGGAAGAAACGCCTGGAGACTATTTGGGACGAGACGCCACTGTATTTTGCTCCAAGTAGCCTCTTTGACTTAAACTTCCAGGCAGGATTCTTAATGAAAAAGGAAGTGCAGGATGAGCAGAAAAACAAGAAGTTTGGCCTCTCTGTGGGCCATCATTTGGGCAAGCCCATCCCAACTGACAACCAGATCAAAGCCAGAAAATGA